From Hydra vulgaris chromosome 07, alternate assembly HydraT2T_AEP, a single genomic window includes:
- the LOC101239549 gene encoding interferon regulatory factor 2: MSGNSSPNLFRQSLPEWLKEQIDSGKHKGVYWIDEKAKIFHVPWKHASRNGWEDDDVSLFKAWAIYTNRYKEGVDIPKPALWKTNFRCAINSHNSITFLADQGQRKGDSAHRIMKLIDNPKKINKRLYCNNSRSESESPKKQVRLTYPHGKTESKQLITSSVCEDCFSLKKRVQFGLNALDFSSEEHPYAMLRTKYQEIIESQHHVCKDNDSVQLTDMLYQIELYESKKENKFRQPNIQDLFYIVKALQPTEDSNNELSGNVKSEIENLSDDSTYESMNNIESVLTEIEVVTNEDELEIVVKKDDNKYGIKTFKIEDTSNDEVEEDVILPRNM, encoded by the coding sequence ATGTCTGGTAATTCAAGTCCCAATTTGTTTCGTCAGTCGCTACCAGAATGGTTAAAAGAACAAATAGACAGTGGGAAACATAAAGGAGTGTATTGGATAGACGAGAAAGCTAAAATATTTCATGTTCCTTGGAAACATGCTTCTCGAAATGGTTGGGAAGATGACGATGTTTCACTTTTCAAAGCATGGGCAATATATACTAATCGTTACAAAGAGGGAGTAGATATACCTAAACCTGCTTTATGGAAAACAAACTTTAGGTGTGCAATCAACTCACATAATTCTATAACATTTCTTGCCGATCAAGGGCAAAGAAAAGGTGATTCAGCTCACCGTATCATGAAATTAATTGAtaatcctaaaaaaataaataaaagactaTATTGTAATAATTCTCGTTCAGAGTCAGAAAGTCCGAAAAAACAAGTGAGACTAACCTATCCTCATGGAAAAACTGAATCAAAGCAGTTAATTACGTCATCTGTTTGTGAAgattgtttttcattaaaaaaaagggttCAATTTGGCTTAAATGCATTAGATTTTTCATCAGAGGAGCATCCATATGCAATGCTGCGAACAAAGTATCAAGAAATTATTGAATCACAACACCATGTTTGTAAAGATAATGATTCAGTTCAACTCACAGATATGTTGTATCAAATTGAATTATatgaatctaaaaaagaaaataaatttcgCCAACCTAATATTCAAgatcttttttatatagtaaaggCTTTGCAGCCAACAGAAGACTCTAATAATGAGTTATCTGGAAATGTAAAATCTGAAATAGAAAATCTCTCAGACGACAGTACTTATGAAAGTATGAATAATATAGAATCAGTTTTGACAGAGATTGAAGTGGTTACAAATGAAGATGAATTAGAAATTGTTGTGAAAAAAGATGATAACAAGTATggcataaaaacttttaaaatagagGACACAAGTAATGATGAAGTTGAAGAGGATGTTATACTCCCAAGAAATATGTGA